One Salvia splendens isolate huo1 unplaced genomic scaffold, SspV2 ctg1000, whole genome shotgun sequence genomic window carries:
- the LOC121788253 gene encoding two-component response regulator ARR10-like, whose amino-acid sequence MDQEINTIPSIFRGLRILLLDDDTESLLKLASQLENYSYRVTTTELPTIALSILQERLDRFDLIMADVEMQEMDCFKFIKSLQLIKDIPIILISAEPKRSVIEEAMVKGACFFFKKPISSKNLKNVWQHVYRKTRKMGIKSSDCQSHGAKAGKRGKVVHVIDEEAWNEPVNEHYGEGGQAGNDRDGLVGGMRLGKSRRKRPASSENEEAIESKRRKLAENHELADSPTNVRPATIWLG is encoded by the exons ATGGATCAAGAAATAAACACAATTCCTTCAATTTTCCGAGGCCTTCGTATTCTTCTGCTTGATGATGACACAGAATCATTGTTAAAGTTAGCATCACAATTGGAAAATTATTCGTATAGAG TAACGACTACCGAACTGCCCACAATTGCACTATCCATTTTGCAAGAACGATTGGACCGTTTCGATCTCATCATGGCCGACGTTGAAATGCAAGAAATGGACTGTTTCAAGTTTATAAAGAGTCTACAGCTTATTAAGGACATTCCCATCATAT TGATTTCCGCGGAACCAAAGAGGAGTGTGATCGAGGAAGCCATGGTGAAGGGGGCATGCTTCTTTTTCAAGAAACCAATATCTTCCAAGAATCTCAAGAATGTGTGGCAACACGTTTATAGAAAGACTAGAAAGATGGGAATCAAGAGTAGTGATTGTCAGTCTCATGGAGCCAAGGCAGGGAAAAGGGGGAAAGTTGTCCACGTTATCGATGAAGAGGCTTGGAATGAGCCTGTAAACGAGCATTATGGAGAAGGTGGTCAAGCTGGGAATGATCGGGATGGTCTAGTTGGTGGAATGAGGCTCGGGAAGTCGAGAAGAAAGAGGCCTGCTTCGTCAGAAAACGAAGAAGCGATAGAAAGCAAGAGGAGGAAGCTGGCTGAAAATCATGAATTGGCAGATTCACCTACAAATGTGCGACCTGCCACAATTTGGTTAggatga